In Planococcus shixiaomingii, the DNA window GATTGCTCTTGCACCAATGCATGAAGCTGTCCTTGCAAATGAAGCGGCAACAAGTCAATCCGTTCGCAGTAAAGAGTGCCGCCAGCCATATTCGGCATATCAAGCAGCAATTGGTCAAGCAGGTGCTGATCTGTTCCATGGCAGAAAAGCGTATAAAACGGCCCATTTAAAGAAGAAGCCCGGTGAATCGCCTCTGCAATCAGCTCTTTGCCGGTTCCGGATTCACCGATCAATAACACAGGGAGCTTTGCTTTTGCAGCTTTCTCCGATGTGGCGATCACTTTTTTCATACTGGGTGAAACTGCAGTAATTGTGTTGAACGTAATCGGTTCTTCGTATTTCCTTAAGGGCTGATACACCACTTTCTCAAGTGTAGTAACATCGCGGGATAATTCGATTGCCCCAATCAATTCTTCATTTGAAAAAATTGGGTAGGTATCGTTGATTGTTGTGATTTCCTGTCCTTTACGATTCCAATACGTTTGCTTCACGTTTAAAACGGAAGTTCCGCTTTGAAGCACTTTCAACAATGTGCTTTCTTGCTGCTCAAACCGGAACATCTCGAGAATAGAGCGGTCGACGAGCTCTTCAAAATCAAATCCTTCGATTTCTTTCATCTTGCTGTTGTAAATAATCGTTTTACCCTTCGAATCAACAGCATGAATGCCTACTGCCACGTGTTCTCCTGCAAATTCAAAAAAGGGAGTCAAATCCACTTTATCGCTCGACAAATTAGTCACCTCAAAACAAATTTTCGCTTTTTAAATAAAAAGACTTGAATTATGCAACGATCTTTTGCATTATTATAGATGGAAACAGTTTAATAGT includes these proteins:
- a CDS encoding sigma 54-interacting transcriptional regulator; the protein is MSSDKVDLTPFFEFAGEHVAVGIHAVDSKGKTIIYNSKMKEIEGFDFEELVDRSILEMFRFEQQESTLLKVLQSGTSVLNVKQTYWNRKGQEITTINDTYPIFSNEELIGAIELSRDVTTLEKVVYQPLRKYEEPITFNTITAVSPSMKKVIATSEKAAKAKLPVLLIGESGTGKELIAEAIHRASSLNGPFYTLFCHGTDQHLLDQLLLDMPNMAGGTLYCERIDLLPLHLQGQLHALVQEQSGDSICFIASVGEDPVELIGSGKLLKELYYFFSAMTIPLEPLRKRKEDIFSFAADYFSRHRKNFGSIVRGMDAEVSRLFQEYDWPGNLKELELLLDEITSMLTTQDIVTMDLLPQYFKSKSIRPGKLAPEDFLVNSTKELLPLEEYLFEAEMYYLQKAMDLYNGNVTKAANALGMSRQNLQYRLRKIKKK